Proteins encoded within one genomic window of Deltaproteobacteria bacterium:
- the glgA gene encoding glycogen synthase GlgA produces the protein MSVRVIIVSSEVIPFSKTGGLADVAGALPVALKKLGAEVSVFTPFYREVADKKLKLKNTGKVVSVPIGRRVVTGEILEGETQGVPVYFIKKDEFFDRSFLYTAPEGDYFDNLERFTFFSRAVLEAAHVLGLKPDVIHCNDWQSGLIPAYIKSVYSHSYGNTATMFTIHNLAYQGTFPAALYDTIGLPGEMFSMEGFEFYGQLNLLKGGIAYSDVVTTVSEGYAREVQTKEYGCGLEGMLKKRAASLHGILNGVDYDVWDPSVDSLIVKKYSAGSLNGKVANKSALTAEYGITTGPKTPVIGLISRFADQKGFDILSDAMESIMAMDVCMVILGSGDVRYQRLFEALAVKFKGKLGVRAAFDNRLSHLIEAGSDMFLMPSRYEPCGLNQIYSLRYGTVPVVRATGGLDDTIRDYAGGSGNGFKFKDYSWNALLDKLTEAVTLYKKDQVAWQSLMKKGMAEDFSWDRSARRYMELYGSALAEKKT, from the coding sequence ATGTCCGTACGTGTCATCATAGTCTCGTCCGAGGTAATACCGTTTTCAAAGACAGGCGGTCTTGCCGATGTCGCAGGCGCGCTTCCCGTGGCGCTAAAGAAGCTTGGCGCAGAGGTCTCGGTATTTACTCCTTTCTATAGAGAAGTCGCGGATAAAAAACTTAAGTTAAAGAACACCGGTAAGGTCGTTTCCGTGCCCATAGGCCGCCGCGTTGTCACCGGAGAGATACTCGAAGGCGAGACGCAGGGCGTGCCAGTGTACTTCATAAAGAAGGACGAGTTCTTCGATAGAAGCTTTCTCTACACCGCCCCCGAGGGCGATTACTTCGACAATCTTGAACGTTTCACATTCTTCTCGCGCGCCGTGCTCGAGGCCGCCCATGTGCTTGGCCTTAAGCCCGATGTCATACATTGTAACGACTGGCAAAGCGGCCTGATACCGGCCTATATAAAAAGCGTTTATTCTCACTCCTACGGCAACACGGCAACGATGTTCACCATCCATAACCTCGCGTATCAGGGTACGTTCCCGGCGGCTCTTTACGACACAATCGGGCTCCCGGGCGAGATGTTCTCGATGGAGGGCTTCGAGTTCTACGGACAGCTTAACCTTCTAAAAGGCGGCATAGCGTACTCGGACGTGGTCACAACAGTTAGCGAGGGGTATGCCAGAGAGGTGCAGACAAAGGAATACGGCTGCGGTTTGGAGGGCATGCTCAAAAAGCGCGCCGCTTCGCTCCACGGCATACTGAACGGCGTTGATTACGACGTGTGGGACCCGTCGGTAGATTCTTTAATCGTTAAAAAGTATTCCGCCGGAAGTCTAAACGGTAAGGTCGCCAACAAGAGCGCCCTTACTGCCGAGTACGGGATTACCACAGGCCCGAAGACGCCTGTCATCGGGTTGATATCCCGCTTTGCCGACCAGAAGGGTTTCGACATACTTAGCGACGCAATGGAGAGCATCATGGCCATGGATGTATGCATGGTCATACTCGGCTCAGGGGATGTGCGTTATCAGCGGCTATTTGAGGCGTTGGCAGTTAAGTTCAAGGGCAAGCTCGGAGTTAGGGCGGCCTTTGATAACAGGCTTTCGCACCTTATCGAGGCGGGAAGCGATATGTTCCTCATGCCGTCGCGCTACGAGCCCTGCGGCTTAAATCAGATATACAGCCTTCGCTACGGCACGGTGCCTGTAGTAAGGGCAACCGGCGGCCTTGACGACACCATACGCGACTACGCAGGAGGCAGCGGCAATGGTTTTAAGTTCAAGGACTATTCCTGGAACGCGCTTCTTGATAAGCTTACCGAGGCTGTTACGCTCTATAAGAAAGACCAGGTTGCGTGGCAGTCGCTCATGAAGAAGGGCATGGCCGAGGATTTTTCATGGGACCGTTCGGCAAGGCGTTATATGGAGCTCTACGGCAGCGCCCTGGCCGAGAAAAAGACGTAG
- a CDS encoding UvrD-helicase domain-containing protein — protein MSILKGLNPAQEEAVVHSGGPLLVLAGAGSGKTRVLTTRIAHLVADRNTRPDSVFAVTFTNKAANEMKTRLNVLMGSKASLVWLGTFHSLGMRILKREAKKAGLSDSTTVYDDGDQLRLIKEVMEDLGIGTKALQPKTVLSRISQAKNEFIEAKDYLNHAADFFAEKVAAIYEIYQRRLESMSGLDYGDLICRPLRLFKAHPEVLESYRNRFEHVLVDEYQDTNKSQYIMMNSLASTHRNLTAVGDPDQSIYAWRGADIRNILGFEEDWADSTILRLEQNYRSTKRILGAANAVIQNNRDRYEKNLWTDNAEGKLPSYEECPDEKSEAEHAIAAVREALKDSPEDGYRGIAVFYRTNAQSRVIEERLIREHMPYAIVGGTKFYDRMEVKDALAYLRVVNNPKDSLSLRRIINVPARGIGEQTLDKMVTSATERGITLYEAFETAAKNSEMKKPEIAKLFTAFAKCREHSEAAPLHEAAMELLESSGYIAMYEKEDNDEAFERIENIHELISAIRDYEESTEEPSLQDFLEKVALVNDADSYDETTDKITLMTVHSAKGLEFDSVIIVGLEERVFPHFRSMDSDTEVEEERRICYVAMTRARKRLFMLSARSRNIFGELRFQTRSRFVDEIPKKMLDIRGDKEDKLPNEPYYTYDDSQIEPVRYEKAKSPLSSPAPAADSGPWKIGARVEHPDFGVGVILAKEGSGDSAKVTVRFQRAGQKKLSLKHAPLTVSR, from the coding sequence ATGAGTATCTTAAAAGGACTAAATCCCGCGCAAGAAGAAGCTGTCGTTCATTCGGGCGGGCCGCTGCTCGTGCTCGCAGGAGCCGGAAGCGGCAAAACACGCGTGCTCACCACCAGAATCGCCCACCTCGTGGCTGACAGGAATACCAGGCCAGACTCTGTCTTTGCCGTAACCTTCACCAATAAGGCCGCAAACGAGATGAAGACCCGGCTTAACGTGCTCATGGGCTCAAAGGCCTCGCTTGTCTGGCTCGGCACGTTCCACTCTCTCGGCATGCGAATACTGAAACGTGAAGCAAAAAAGGCCGGGCTCTCGGACTCTACAACCGTGTACGACGACGGCGACCAGCTCCGCCTTATAAAAGAGGTCATGGAAGACCTTGGCATAGGCACAAAGGCCCTTCAGCCAAAGACAGTGCTCTCACGCATAAGCCAGGCAAAGAACGAGTTCATAGAGGCCAAGGACTACCTTAATCACGCGGCAGACTTCTTTGCGGAAAAGGTCGCTGCAATTTACGAAATATACCAGAGAAGGCTCGAATCCATGAGCGGCCTTGACTACGGGGACCTGATATGCCGCCCGCTTCGTCTTTTCAAGGCACACCCGGAGGTGCTTGAGTCCTACAGAAACCGCTTCGAGCACGTGCTTGTAGACGAGTACCAGGACACCAATAAATCACAATACATAATGATGAACTCGCTTGCCTCCACGCACCGTAACCTCACGGCTGTGGGAGACCCGGACCAGTCCATATACGCGTGGAGAGGGGCGGATATAAGGAATATCCTCGGTTTCGAGGAGGACTGGGCGGATTCGACGATTCTAAGGCTCGAGCAGAACTACCGCTCTACAAAGCGAATACTTGGCGCTGCGAACGCGGTCATACAGAATAACCGCGACAGATACGAGAAAAACCTCTGGACCGATAACGCGGAGGGCAAGCTTCCCTCCTATGAAGAATGCCCTGATGAAAAATCAGAGGCAGAGCACGCCATAGCTGCCGTCAGGGAGGCGTTAAAGGACTCTCCGGAAGACGGGTATAGAGGCATTGCCGTATTTTACCGCACAAACGCCCAATCAAGGGTCATCGAGGAACGTCTTATAAGGGAGCACATGCCCTACGCCATAGTCGGGGGCACGAAGTTCTACGACCGAATGGAGGTAAAGGACGCCCTTGCCTACCTTCGCGTAGTAAATAACCCGAAGGACTCGCTTAGCCTAAGGCGCATCATAAACGTTCCGGCAAGAGGCATCGGAGAGCAGACCCTCGATAAGATGGTGACCTCCGCAACGGAGAGAGGCATCACGCTCTACGAGGCATTCGAAACAGCCGCGAAAAACAGCGAGATGAAAAAGCCGGAAATCGCAAAGCTCTTTACCGCCTTCGCAAAATGCAGGGAACATAGCGAGGCAGCACCACTTCACGAGGCAGCAATGGAGCTTCTCGAAAGTTCCGGGTATATCGCCATGTACGAGAAAGAGGATAACGACGAGGCATTCGAGAGAATCGAGAACATACACGAGCTAATTAGCGCAATACGCGACTACGAGGAATCCACGGAAGAGCCATCTTTACAGGACTTTCTTGAAAAAGTCGCGCTCGTAAACGACGCGGACTCTTACGACGAGACAACCGACAAGATAACCCTCATGACCGTGCACTCGGCCAAAGGGCTCGAGTTCGACTCCGTCATTATAGTAGGGCTCGAAGAACGCGTGTTCCCGCACTTTAGGAGCATGGACAGCGATACAGAGGTGGAAGAAGAAAGAAGGATATGTTACGTCGCCATGACGAGGGCGCGCAAACGCCTCTTCATGCTCTCCGCGAGGTCGAGAAACATATTCGGAGAGCTAAGGTTCCAGACCAGGTCGCGCTTTGTAGACGAGATACCAAAAAAGATGCTCGACATACGCGGCGACAAAGAAGACAAGCTCCCAAACGAACCATACTACACATACGACGACTCGCAAATCGAGCCTGTGCGCTATGAAAAGGCAAAGAGCCCGCTTTCATCCCCTGCCCCTGCTGCCGACAGCGGCCCGTGGAAAATAGGCGCGCGCGTCGAGCACCCGGATTTCGGCGTTGGCGTGATACTGGCAAAAGAGGGCTCCGGAGATAGCGCGAAGGTAACTGTCAGGTTCCAGAGGGCCGGGCAAAAAAAGCTCTCTCTAAAGCACGCGCCTCTTACCGTAAGCCGGTAA
- a CDS encoding tetratricopeptide repeat protein: MALTRHFFIPAALSLAAASILFYGCQGTAPLHIPVIENKSLSTAEEYIDIALKSGDVSVETLLVLTENYFDEESAISRDRFLAYEEQQRLYLAGKTRAAPAAPVTDHSRLIRGLRAVQERFPDKDGMDGVAYALGYALFESGKPSEAITAFEKFLEKYDSSRLATEANFRLAELYFDESRLVEAEEAYSKLLRRRTSAFHNKATYKLGWTHYRLDEYDRAFSYFVRLLDSSKIAQADREAAETLGTEAENDAIKALTHLKGTAIETLMTGIKGSPKAPAMTLALGRVFLDQGRTVEAAQAFALFLKLFPENRAVPVVYMEMAKTADVAGDKASAIEFKKKLIENYGPSTDWYRRNFEGLGAEERASMASALLDLADHYRELAKTDPGMRDKAIDAYALFVVNFGTNAAAEAARYNLADLLFESERYIEAALQYSDLTLLLRNKPEGEAAAFTCLISLELTAASNKPFNKTTYRQIAGDVTLYYSTYHMDNPRAEAFMFKAADAYAAAGMHTEAKDVLTPLTRGKNPYAAFIKLGDIQAAAMDIDGALDSYEKAYAIKKDASLNERLASMHYLRALEHEKLGAYDDALKRYMRAFELGAPSKTSDDALLRAARLQMKRGDDEGFERVLALGKRLMPLSNATYTVIVENAADNEQKGRTKSAADRYNEAAIHAHHIGKTEERDKLVIKAAALYNVAAMYPMTRSIVSARISRGGFASTQAEAKALLLMAEAEEKAGDISAAKKTYASIVSSGADGSLKAPARLSLAEIKLSEYLGMKITEPLASSIKAKEAAMKTLLDEYAAIANEQYAELLPRCFYSMGLALENYESALLNSPRPQDLTEEEKKEYTFLLEEKTYPIEEEAVKAYKGALKTSASLSLTKDAALPGSLALKRLAELRPAMYKRTIEPVEKSPLFDRPVMMNAD, encoded by the coding sequence ATGGCGCTGACGCGGCACTTTTTCATACCGGCGGCGCTTTCGCTTGCGGCAGCATCAATCCTGTTTTACGGCTGCCAGGGCACGGCGCCGCTGCATATACCCGTAATAGAGAATAAGAGCCTCTCGACCGCCGAGGAGTATATCGACATCGCGCTAAAGAGCGGGGATGTGTCGGTTGAAACGCTCCTGGTTCTGACCGAGAACTACTTTGACGAAGAGAGCGCCATATCGAGAGACCGCTTCCTCGCATACGAAGAGCAGCAGCGCCTCTACCTTGCCGGAAAGACAAGAGCGGCCCCGGCAGCGCCCGTGACCGACCATTCGCGCCTCATAAGGGGGCTGCGCGCAGTGCAGGAGCGCTTTCCGGACAAGGACGGCATGGACGGTGTTGCCTACGCGCTCGGCTACGCGCTATTCGAGAGCGGAAAGCCAAGTGAGGCAATAACCGCGTTCGAGAAGTTCCTCGAAAAATACGACTCCAGCCGCCTTGCAACCGAAGCTAACTTTCGTCTGGCCGAACTATACTTCGACGAAAGCCGCCTCGTGGAGGCCGAGGAGGCATACTCAAAGCTCCTAAGACGCCGGACATCGGCCTTTCACAACAAGGCCACATACAAACTCGGATGGACGCACTACCGCTTGGACGAATACGACCGGGCGTTCTCGTACTTCGTAAGGCTCCTTGACAGTTCCAAAATAGCGCAAGCCGACCGCGAGGCAGCGGAAACGCTCGGCACGGAGGCTGAAAACGACGCGATAAAGGCCCTGACCCATCTAAAAGGAACCGCGATAGAAACCCTTATGACCGGCATCAAGGGCTCGCCAAAGGCCCCTGCCATGACGCTCGCGCTCGGACGAGTGTTTTTGGACCAGGGCCGTACAGTTGAGGCCGCGCAGGCCTTCGCGCTCTTTTTAAAGCTCTTCCCGGAAAACCGCGCCGTGCCGGTAGTATACATGGAAATGGCAAAAACAGCCGATGTGGCAGGCGACAAGGCAAGCGCAATTGAGTTCAAGAAAAAGCTCATAGAGAACTACGGCCCGTCAACCGACTGGTACAGGCGAAACTTTGAAGGCCTGGGCGCAGAAGAGCGCGCCTCCATGGCATCTGCGCTTCTAGACCTTGCCGACCACTACCGCGAACTGGCAAAGACCGACCCCGGCATGCGCGATAAGGCCATAGACGCCTACGCGCTGTTTGTCGTAAACTTCGGCACCAATGCGGCGGCCGAGGCCGCAAGGTACAATCTCGCGGACCTGCTTTTCGAATCCGAACGCTACATCGAGGCAGCGCTGCAGTACTCTGACCTTACGCTGCTCCTTAGAAACAAGCCCGAAGGCGAGGCAGCGGCCTTCACATGCCTCATATCGCTTGAACTGACGGCGGCATCGAATAAGCCGTTTAACAAAACAACCTACAGGCAGATAGCCGGCGACGTTACCCTTTACTATTCGACCTACCACATGGACAATCCCAGGGCCGAGGCCTTCATGTTCAAGGCCGCGGACGCGTACGCCGCCGCAGGCATGCACACCGAGGCAAAGGACGTCCTTACCCCGCTTACCAGGGGTAAAAACCCCTATGCCGCGTTCATCAAGCTTGGCGACATACAGGCCGCGGCAATGGACATAGACGGCGCACTCGATTCATACGAAAAGGCCTACGCCATAAAAAAAGACGCCTCGCTAAACGAGCGGCTTGCCTCCATGCACTATCTTAGGGCTCTCGAGCACGAGAAGCTTGGCGCATACGACGACGCGCTAAAGCGCTACATGAGGGCCTTCGAACTCGGTGCGCCGTCGAAAACCTCCGATGACGCGCTCTTAAGGGCCGCGCGCTTACAAATGAAAAGGGGCGACGACGAAGGGTTCGAGCGCGTACTCGCGCTCGGCAAGCGGCTGATGCCGCTCTCCAACGCGACATACACAGTCATCGTAGAGAACGCTGCAGACAACGAGCAAAAAGGCCGGACAAAGAGCGCCGCCGACAGATACAACGAGGCGGCCATCCACGCGCATCATATCGGCAAAACAGAGGAAAGAGACAAACTCGTCATAAAAGCGGCGGCCTTATATAATGTGGCCGCCATGTACCCCATGACCCGAAGCATCGTGTCCGCGCGCATCTCGCGTGGAGGGTTCGCTTCAACACAGGCGGAGGCGAAGGCGCTGCTACTTATGGCAGAGGCCGAGGAAAAGGCCGGCGACATAAGCGCCGCCAAAAAAACTTACGCCTCCATCGTCTCTTCCGGGGCGGATGGAAGCCTGAAGGCGCCGGCACGTCTCTCCCTTGCCGAAATAAAGCTCTCCGAGTACCTTGGCATGAAGATAACCGAACCGCTGGCCTCCTCGATAAAGGCAAAAGAGGCTGCCATGAAAACGCTTCTCGACGAGTACGCTGCAATAGCCAACGAACAGTACGCCGAACTGCTGCCGCGCTGTTTTTATTCCATGGGGCTCGCTCTCGAGAACTACGAGTCGGCGCTACTTAACTCGCCAAGGCCACAGGACCTGACGGAAGAGGAAAAAAAGGAGTACACTTTTCTTCTGGAAGAAAAGACATATCCGATCGAGGAGGAGGCCGTAAAGGCCTACAAAGGCGCGCTGAAGACATCGGCCTCGCTCTCGCTTACTAAGGACGCGGCGCTGCCAGGCTCGCTTGCGTTGAAGAGGCTCGCTGAACTAAGGCCGGCGATGTACAAAAGAACAATAGAACCGGTTGAAAAGTCCCCTCTTTTCGACCGCCCGGTGATGATGAATGCTGACTAA
- a CDS encoding ANTAR domain-containing protein, which translates to MKPGADTEELETLRKEVAELKGSLEARKIIERAKGILMEKDALTENEAYKRLRTISMDKRISMKEMAELILLAHGRAG; encoded by the coding sequence ATGAAGCCCGGTGCTGATACAGAGGAATTGGAAACACTTAGAAAAGAGGTTGCTGAGCTTAAGGGCTCTCTTGAGGCGCGTAAGATAATCGAGCGCGCAAAGGGCATTCTCATGGAAAAGGACGCTCTTACAGAGAACGAGGCATATAAAAGGCTTCGCACCATCAGCATGGATAAACGGATATCCATGAAAGAAATGGCCGAGCTGATACTGCTTGCGCACGGCCGGGCAGGGTAG
- a CDS encoding gamma-glutamyl-gamma-aminobutyrate hydrolase family protein (Members of this family of hydrolases with an active site Cys residue belong to MEROPS family C26.), whose translation MPSVIKRALIIKQVPHEGPGLILDCLRALRIGYMELNAFRGEEIPKVLAPDTALIVMGGPMGAYDEDKYRFLTPELRLIEYAFKHNIPTLGICLGAQLMAKAAGARVYKGKKKEIGWYDMELIKDGERDFMFAGLPSKTKVFQWHGDTFDCPEGAVNLAKSKLFENQMLKIGKNSYALQFHLEVTEAMIHEWLIESGNVKELKGLDYIDPKKIKRETHEYSLALARTGRAVFSRFLRG comes from the coding sequence ATGCCATCCGTTATTAAGAGAGCGCTTATAATAAAGCAGGTTCCTCACGAAGGCCCGGGCCTGATACTCGATTGCCTGAGGGCTCTTCGTATCGGGTACATGGAGCTTAATGCCTTCAGGGGAGAAGAGATACCTAAAGTGCTCGCCCCCGATACAGCGCTCATAGTAATGGGCGGGCCAATGGGCGCGTATGACGAAGATAAGTATAGGTTCCTGACCCCAGAGTTAAGGCTAATCGAGTATGCCTTTAAGCACAACATCCCGACGCTTGGCATATGCCTTGGCGCTCAGCTCATGGCAAAGGCAGCTGGCGCAAGGGTCTATAAAGGCAAAAAAAAGGAAATAGGCTGGTACGATATGGAGCTTATAAAGGACGGCGAGAGGGATTTTATGTTCGCCGGCCTGCCTTCAAAGACAAAGGTCTTTCAGTGGCACGGCGATACCTTTGATTGCCCAGAGGGCGCGGTTAATCTTGCGAAGAGTAAATTGTTCGAGAATCAGATGTTAAAGATAGGGAAAAACTCATATGCCCTTCAGTTCCACCTTGAGGTAACAGAAGCCATGATCCATGAGTGGCTTATTGAGAGCGGCAATGTAAAAGAGCTTAAAGGGCTGGATTACATAGACCCGAAGAAGATAAAGCGCGAAACCCATGAGTATTCTCTTGCGCTTGCCCGCACGGGGAGGGCGGTATTTTCGAGATTCCTTAGAGGTTAG